One window from the genome of Cryptomeria japonica chromosome 6, Sugi_1.0, whole genome shotgun sequence encodes:
- the LOC131064212 gene encoding heat stress transcription factor A-2: MSRSYAQNLKEMSRSYAKGRPSVYLAEICRLVCRRKELIRLRQVDRKKGRKTMEGSTSAMPMPTRTRFLTKTYEIVDDPSTDFVVSWSVGNNSFVVKNPHYFSLNLLPRYFKHGNISSFIRQLNTYGFRKVDPDRWEFAHESFLRGQKQLLAGIRRRRPNHQARNLGDGNNDGLEGGLQGDEDAIVVEIVQLKKEQESIDKDMEDLKRRLELTEQRPQQMISFLATVVNNPNLITQMLQNKASLSSGKKRRRVPYNEEEGLMADLGWAGANAITDPAIAEELIGPELSREGSTVDGVDCIPTDLNLIDSEARAGLLSEELMVTCSLTDQHSGACIDKSGIDINVAEDLGVCNVEDILCWDEDFSDETQFTDCNLLSEITHIDKSPNSK; encoded by the exons ATGTCTCGATCTTACGCACAAAATTTGAAAGAAATGTCTCGATCTTACGCGAAGGGCCGTCCATCAGTTTATTTAGCCGAGATTTGCCGACTCGTCTGCCGGAGAAAGGAGCTTATACGATTGCGACAGGTAGACAGAAAAAAAGGGCGAAAAACAATGGAGGGGAGTACAAGTGCAATGCCAATGCCAACGCGAACGCGCTTTCTTACAAAGACGTACGAAATTGTGGACGACCCATCCACAGATTTTGTCGTGTCATGGAGCGTAGGCAATAACAGCTTTGTTGTGAAGAACCCACATTATTTCTCCCTCAATCTGCTGCCTCGCTACTTCAAGCATGGCAACATCTCCAGCTTCATCCGACAGCTCAACACATAT GGATTTCGTAAGGTGGATCCTGATCGATGGGAGTTTGCCCATGAGAGCTTTTTGCGTGGGCAGAAGCAATTGCTGGCTGGCATTCGTCGGAGGAGGCCTAATCATCAGGCTCGGAACTTGGGCGATGGGAACAACGATGGTTTAGAAGGGGGTTTGCAGGGGGACGAGGACGCCATTGTTGTGGAGATTGTTCAGCTGAAGAAGGAGCAGGAAAGTATTGATAAGGATATGGAGGATTTGAAGAGGCGCTTGGAATTGACGGAGCAGAGGCCGCAGCAGATGATTTCATTTCTGGCTACAGTGGTTAACAATCCGAATTTGATTACCCAGATGCTTCAGAACAAGGCGAGTCTCAGCAGCGGGAAAAAGAGGAGACGGGTGCCCTATAACGAGGAAGAGGGATTAATGGCTGATTTGGGGTGGGCTGGTGCAAATGCCATTACTGATCCTGCGATTGCAGAGGAGCTTATTGGCCCTGAGCTGAGTAGGGAAGGGTCGACTGTTGATGGCGTTGATTGTATCCCAACGGATCTGAATCTGATTGACTCTGAGGCTAGGGCAGGATTGCTGTCTGAGGAGCTGATGGTGACTTGTTCACTCACAGATCAACATTCAGGGGCTTGTATTGATAAATCTGGGATTGATATCAATGTGGCTGAGGATTTGGGGGTTTGCAATGTGGAGGACATTTTATGCTGGGATGAAGATTTCAGTGATGAAACCCAGTTCACCGATTGCAATCTCTTGTCAGAAATAACCCACATTGACAAATCGCCAAATTCCAAATGA